One genomic segment of Lampris incognitus isolate fLamInc1 chromosome 2, fLamInc1.hap2, whole genome shotgun sequence includes these proteins:
- the atad3 gene encoding ATPase family AAA domain containing 3 yields MSWLFGLNKGQPEAPPTLPAPPPPPPPPAGGSGGGGDKPKDKWSNFDPTGLERAAQAAKELDTSRHAKEALDLARMQEQTTQMDYQSKIKEYEAAVEQLKGDQIKIQGEERRKTLNEETKQHQARAQYQDKLARQRYEDQLRQQQVLNEENLRKQEESVQKQEAMRKATIQHEMDLRHKNELLRIEAESKARARVERENADIIREQIRLKAAEHRQTVLESIKTAGTVFGEGFRAFVSDWDKVTVTVAGLSFLALGVYSARNITAVAGRYVEARLGKPSLVRETSRFTVGEAIKHPIKMARRLKSKPSDALEGVVLSPKLEERVRDVAIATRNTRQNHGLYRNILMYGPPGTGKTLFAKKLAVHSGMDYAIMTGGDVAPMGRDGVTAMHKVFDWANTSRRGLLLFVDEADAFLRKRSTEKISEDLRATLNAFLYRTGEQSSKFMMVLASNQPEQFDWAINDRIDEIINFALPGPEERERLVRLYFDKYVLEPATGGRQRMKLAQFDYGQKCSEIARRAVGMSGREISKLGVAWQAAAYSSEDGILTEAMIDARVDDAVKQHLQKMDWLHGEGGEEAEAKASSSPQAGAAGSGGKMGFNLPPSEAPQAQEVIAPVLETSVKEESADTPQELTAPSSDSTGKSAESESDVPAEGRVGEDGVKAEAETTGESLGQTSAPVSTEGEAEKEGKTVPPPKDGTPV; encoded by the exons ATGTCCTGGCTGTTTGGCCTGAACAAGGGGCAGCCCGAAGCACCCCCTACCCTCCCggctccgccgccgccgccaccgcctCCGGCTGGCGGCTCCGGTGGCGGCGGAGATAAACCCAAGGACAAATGGAGCAACTTCGATCCGACCGGGCTGGAACGAGCGGCTCAGGCTGCCAAGGAACTCGACACGTCCC GCCATGCCAAAGAGGCTTTGGATTTGGCTCGAATGCAGGAGCAGACCACTCAGATGGACTACCAGAGCAAAATTAAG GAATACGAGGCAGCAGTTGAACAACTTAAAGGAGATCAGATAAAAATccagggagaggagagaaggaagacTCTGAATGAGGAGACCAAACAGCACCAAGCG AGAGCTCAGTACCAAGACAAGCTTGCTAGGCAGAGATATGAGGACCAGCTCAGGCAACAG CAAGTCCTGAATGAGGAGAATCTCCGTAAGCAGGAGGAGTCAGTCCAAAAGCAAGAGGCCATGAGGAAGG CTACAATACAGCACGAGATGGACTTGAGGCACAAGAACGAGCTTCTGCGCATAGAGGCCGAGTCTAAGGCACGCGCCCGCGTAGAGAGGGAAAATGCTGACATAATCCGGGAGCAGATCCGTCTGAAGGCTGCGGAGCACAGGCAGACTGTTCTGGAGTCCATCAA GACTGCAGGCACCGTGTTCGGAGAGGGCTTCAGGGCCTTCGTGTCAGATTGGGACAAAGTCACAGTTACG GTAGCAGGACTGTCATTTTTAGCTCTGGGAGTGTATTCAGCCCGCAATATAACAGCGGTGGCTGGGCGCTACGTCGAGGCTCGCCTCGGAAAGCCTTCGTTGGTCAGAGAGACGTCTCGTTTCACCGTGGGCGAGGCCATCAAGCATCCTATCAAG ATGGCAAGACGGCTGAAGAGCAAACCCTCGGATGCCCTAGAGGGGGTGGTGCTGAGT CCTAAGCTGGAAGAGCGTGTCCGTGACGTCGCCATAGCAACGAGGAACACCAGGCAGAACCACGGCCTCTACAGGAACATTCTCATGTACGGTCCTCCGGGCACTGGGAAAACCCTCTTTGCTAAG AAGCTGGCGGTGCATTCTGGGATGGACTATGCAATTATGACAGGCGGCGACGTTGCGCCCATGGGCCGTGACGGTGTGACTGCAATGCACAAAGTCTTCGACTGGGCTAACACCAGCCGTCGCGG ATTGCTGCTCTTTGTCGATGAAGCTGATGCATTCCTTCGCAAGCGATCCACC GAGAAAATAAGTGAAGATCTCCGAGCCACTTTAAACGCATTCCTGTATCGCACCGGCGAGCAGAGCAGCAA GTTTATGATGGTGCTGGCCAGTAACCAGCCAGAGCAGTTTGACTGGGCCATAAATGACCGTATAGACGAAATCATCAACTTTGCTCTGCCAGGTCCCGAGGAAAGGGAGAGGCTGGTGCGGCTGTACTTTGACAAATACGTGCTGGAGCCTGCCACTGGAGGGAGGCA GAGGATGAAGCTGGCCCAGTTCGACTACGGCCAGAAGTGCTCCGAGATCGCAAGGCGCGCAGTGGGCATGTCGGGTAGAGAGATCTCCAAACTGGGTGTCGCCTGGCAG GCGGCAGCGTACTCCTCCGAAGATGGAATCCTGACGGAGGCCATGATCGACGCGCGGGTCGACGATGCCGTCAAGCAGCACCTTCAGAAGATGGACTGGCTGCACGGAGAGGGTGGAGAGGAGGCCGAAGCCAAGGCCAGTTCATCGCCGCAGGCCGGGGCGGCAGGCAGTGGGGGTAAAATGGGCTTTAATCTGCCCCCCAGCGAGGCACCCCAGGCTCAGGAGGTGATCGCGCCGGTCCTTGAGACGAGCGTGAAAGAAGAAAGCGCAGACACGCCGCAGGAGTTGACGGCGCCCTCCTCAGACAGCACGGGGAAGTCAGCAGAGAGCGAAAGCGACGTCCCGGCCGAAGGGCGGGTCGGTGAAGATGGTGTCAAAGCAGAAGCCGAGACAACGGGAGAGAGTTTAGGCCAAACCAGTGCCCCCGTTTCTACTGAGGGTGAGGCAGAAAAGGAGGGCAAGACTGTACCTCCCCCAAAAGACGGAACACCGGTTTAG
- the mrpl20 gene encoding 39S ribosomal protein L20, mitochondrial isoform X1 — MVFLTLSRWIRNRGPDRYWKVQELLKHARHFRGRKNRCYSLAVRAVRRAFVYATKGRILKKRDMRRLWILRIAAASQEHGMKYPVLMNNLIKSSVQLNRRTLSDLAVTEPRSFLALTKLAQARREEGFRAALGNGKEPPGVFSRVVLQQ; from the exons ATGGTGTTTCTGACGTTGTCGCGCTGGATCCGAAACCGTGGACCGGATAGATACTGGAAGGTTCAAGAACTCCTGAAACATGCACGG CATTTCCGAGGCAGGAAGAACCGCTGCTACTCTCTGGCTGTGCGAGCGGTGAGAAGGGCTTTCGTCTATGCCACCAAAGGTCGGATACTCAAGAAACGTGACATGCGGAGG CTCTGGATCTTGCGCATTGCGGCAGCATCACAAGAACATGGGATGAAGTACCCTGTCCTCATGAACAACCTTATAAAG AGTAGTGTTCAACTCAATCGTCGCACGCTCAGTGACCTTGCCGTCACAGAACCTCGGTCATTCCTCGCACTTACGAAGCTGGCTCAGGCTCGGCGAGAGGAGGGCTTCCGTGCAGCATTGGGCAATGGAAAAGAGCCTCCCGGTGTCTTCTCACGCGTAGTTCTGCAACAATAA
- the mrpl20 gene encoding 39S ribosomal protein L20, mitochondrial isoform X2, with product MVFLTLSRWIRNRGPDRYWKVQELLKHARHFRGRKNRCYSLAVRAVRRAFVYATKGRILKKRDMRRSSVQLNRRTLSDLAVTEPRSFLALTKLAQARREEGFRAALGNGKEPPGVFSRVVLQQ from the exons ATGGTGTTTCTGACGTTGTCGCGCTGGATCCGAAACCGTGGACCGGATAGATACTGGAAGGTTCAAGAACTCCTGAAACATGCACGG CATTTCCGAGGCAGGAAGAACCGCTGCTACTCTCTGGCTGTGCGAGCGGTGAGAAGGGCTTTCGTCTATGCCACCAAAGGTCGGATACTCAAGAAACGTGACATGCGGAGG AGTAGTGTTCAACTCAATCGTCGCACGCTCAGTGACCTTGCCGTCACAGAACCTCGGTCATTCCTCGCACTTACGAAGCTGGCTCAGGCTCGGCGAGAGGAGGGCTTCCGTGCAGCATTGGGCAATGGAAAAGAGCCTCCCGGTGTCTTCTCACGCGTAGTTCTGCAACAATAA
- the sdhb gene encoding succinate dehydrogenase [ubiquinone] iron-sulfur subunit, mitochondrial, with product MSAFGLTSLSRCGVLAFRSPAGLVAVRYAQTAAAPAKQPRIKKFQVYRWDPDTPGDKPRMQTFEIDLNTCGPMVLDALIKIKNEMDSTLTFRRSCREGICGSCAMNINGGNTLACLNKIDTNTSKPSKIYPLPHMYVVKDLVPDMSNFYAQYKSIEPYLKKKDESKEGKEQYLQSVEDRQKLDGLYECILCACCSTSCPSYWWNGDKYLGPAVLMQAYRWMIDSRDDFTEERLAKLQDPFSLYRCHTIMNCTKTCPKGLNPGKAIAEIKKMMATYKEKRTATA from the exons ATGTCCGCCTTCGGTCTGACGTCCTTGAGCCGCTGTGGGGTTTTGGCGTTCCGTTCCCCCGCCGGTCTGGTG GCTGTTCGGTACGCCCAAACTGCTGCAGCTCCGGCAAAACAGCCTAGGATAAAGAAATTCCAGGTGTACCGCTGGGACCCAGACACCCCAGGAGACAAGCCCCGGATGCAGACCTTTGAGATCGACCTCAACAC TTGTGGCCCAATGGTTCTTGATGCCCTCATAAAGATTAAGAATGAGATGGACTCTACTTTAACCTTTCGCCGCTCCTGCAGAGAAG GTATTTGTGGATCCTGTGCTATGAACATCAATGGGGGCAACACACTCGCCTGTCTCAATAAGATTGATACCAACACTAGCAAGCCATCTAAGATCTACCCCCTACCCCACATGTATGTGGTCAAAGATCTAGTACCT GATATGAGTAACTTCTATGCCCAGTACAAGTCCATTGAGCCCTACCTGAAGAAGAAGGATGAGTCCAAAGAGGGAAAGGAGCAGTACCTGCAGTCCGTGGAGGACAGACAAAAACTG GACGGGCTTTATGAATGTATCCTGTGCGCCTGCTGTAGTACTAGCTGTCCCAGCTACTGGTGGAATGGGGACAAATATCTTGGACCTGCTGTCCTTATGCAG GCCTACCGCTGGATGATTGATTCACGGGACGACTTCACAGAGGAGCGCCTGGCCAAGCTGCAGGATCCGTTCTCCCTTTACCGCTGTCACACTATCATGAACTGCACCAAGACCTGCCCCAAG GGGCTGAACCCGGGAAAGGCTATAGCAGAGATTAAGAAGATGATGGCCACTTACAAGGAAAAGAGAACTGCTACTGCTTGA
- the mfap2 gene encoding microfibrillar-associated protein 2 — MRVLLLLCMPVVLLAQPPYPEQYPFLEDYGPDYFPDTPEPLDATFQQQVQLDPAVLQQQSESELETEPTEPGPLDCREEQYPCTRLYSVHKPCKQCLNSLCFYSLRRVYVINKEVCVRTVCAHEELLRADLCRDQFSRCGVVAVSGQCSSVGSSCGKSCGGC; from the exons ATGAGAGTCCTCCTTTTACTCTGCATGCCAG TTGTCCTCCTGGCCCAGCCCCCATACCCAGAGCAGTACCCCTTCCTGG AGGACTATGGCCCTGACTATTTTCCAG ACACTCCTGAACCTCTTGATGCTACGTTTCAGCAGCAGGTTCAGCTGGACCCTGCAGTGCTTCAACAACAGTCAG AGTCCGAGCTGGAGACCGAGCCCACTGAGCCTGGCCCTCTCG ATTGCAGAGAGGAGCAGTACCCCTGCACCAGACTCTACTCCGTCCACAAACCGTGCAAGCAGTGTCTGAACAGCCTTTGCTTCTACAG TTTGCGACGGGTGTACGTCATCAACAAGGAGGTTTGCGTAAGAACCGTGTGTGCACATGAAGagctgctcagag CGGACCTGTGCCGGGACCAGTTCTCCCGTTGCGGCGTGGTGGCGGTGAGCGGCCAGTGCAGCTCAGTAGGAAGCAGCTGTGGGAAGAGCTGCGGCGGTTGCTGA